The following are encoded in a window of Colletotrichum lupini chromosome 3, complete sequence genomic DNA:
- a CDS encoding arrestin, translated as MGAYSHSNGSVEETTSSARSFFSRFALPSRSRSRNLADFHVRPDDPHRQYSAGDHVYGAVVLTVVKPIRITHLTVALHGYVRVHKGPAVSEPPVAKPALSGRSSAQYHGNGYASLFQDEQVLSGEGRLEAGKYEFKFDLVFPEKGLPSSIDFERGTISYMITATLTRPTSISPTSSCDRKIQLVEQIDIGSLAPPRSRTIYLEPISKKSRRKRTAGNEKNPATVETTEQGSDVDQHDAERAVESPAPTEDHPHDPLEYPRSPTHTDIQSEVSGDSTVSSSTGISLARAEPQLASSSLTNSKMQAVDEKTITATIEMLKGGALPGDTVSVKVSVQHIKRIKSMHGVIVTMYRQGRVDTAPPASMFADIMSKEETRKLAKEDYYPRSRTGLGGLSLTSTSSLSVFRKDLSQSVAPLIIDPVTLETTVTASLKVPEDVFPTIKGVPGDMVSFKYQVEVLVDLGGRLASQLQGGGQSRVAQFAPGSGANDGNNAALNSWGGNVLDTDRLRREKGVISVVFEVILGSTDSSRLRGRSNTLRTYQMREGSLSREEVSSPWPTDDIHADDGESYWPQPPEMPAPLSRQPTITIHPTSPPEEMQAPAYVPPPQVPDEGRMTEKERARRQEERLLPSRPPQMSEAGPSGASAPEPNIYDAEDGPQPVPQSHHRGANGVEEEPSAPTLDDISTHQEARTEDKQELERQRLLVEASAPPEFPDDYDAGPSASASAPPADVAEPSAPVLADEDDYGQQYSYSTEASTGQSSHQHHAAGSEQLPRYER; from the exons ATGGGCGCATATTCGCATTCCAACGGCTCCGTCGAAGAAACAACCTCCTCCGCTCGCTCATTCTTCTCTCGTTTCGCTCTACCCAGCCGATCGCGTTCGCGTAACCTCGCCGACTTCCACGTCCGCCCCGACGACCCCCACCGCCAGTACTCGGCTGGCGACCATGTCTATGGCGCTGTAGTCCTGACCGTAGTCAAGCCCATCCGCATAACCCATCTTACTGTTGCCCTGCATGGCTACGTTCGCGTGCACAAGGGGCCAGCCGTCAGCGAGCCCCCCGTCGCGAAACCCGCCTTGTCCGGACGCTCCTCGGCGCAGTACCATGGCAACGGCTATGCATCGCTCTTTCAGGACGAGCAGGTGCTCAGTGGTGAGGGCAGGTTGGAGGCCGGAAAATACGAATTCAAGTTTGACTTAGTGTTCCCCGAAAAGGGCTTACCTAGTAGCATTGAT TTTGAACGAGGCACGATTTCCTACATGATAACAGCAACTCTGACGCGTCCGACCTCGATATCTCCGACATCGTCCTGCGATCGAAAAATCCAGTTGGTTGAGCAAATAGACATTGGATCCCTCGCGCCGCCGCGCTCCCGAACCATCTATCTCGAACCCATCTCCAAGAAATCAAGACGAAAGCGGACCGCTGGCAACGAAAAGAATCCGGCCACAGTGGAAACTACGGAGCAAGGGTCAGATGTCGATCAACACGATGCCGAGCGTGCGGTAGAGTCACCAGCGCCAACAGAAGATCACCCTCACGATCCGCTCGAATATCCCCGAAGCCCAACGCATACGGATATACAGAGCGAAGTCAGTGGTGACAGTACCGTCAGCTCAAGCACGGGCATCAGTCTAGCAAGAGCTGAGCCTCAGCTGGCCAGTAGCTCGCTGACAAACTCCAAAATGCAAGCTGTCGACGAAAAGACGATCACGGCAACGATTGAGATGCTGAAGGGCGGCGCATTGCCAGGTGACACAGTGTCAGTTAAGGTCTCGGTGCAGCATATCAAACGGATAAAGAGCATGCATGGTGTTATTGTCACCATGTACCGGCAAGGCAGGGTTGACACGGCACCGCCAGCCTCTATGTTTGCAGACATTATGTCGAAAGAAGAGACCCGCAAGCTGGCGAAAGAAGACTACTACCCGCGGTCACGGACCGGTTTGGGCGGCTTGTCACTAACCTCGACTTCGTCACTGAGCGTCTTCCGAAAGGACCTATCTCAGTCCGTTGCCCCGCTCATTATCGATCCGGTTACATTGGAAACGACGGTGACAGCATCGCTCAAGGTGCCCGAAGATGTCTTCCCGACCATCAAAGGCGTGCCCGGGGATATGGTCAGCTTCAAGTACCAAGTGGAGGTCCTGGTTGATTTGGGTGGCAGGCTCGCGAGCCAACTCCAAGGTGGAGGCCAGTCTAGGGTGGCTCAGTTCGCACCCGGGTCAGGGGCCAACGATGGCAACAACGCGGCGCTCAACTCGTGGGGAGGAAATGTGTTAGATACGGATCGGTTACGACGCGAAAAAGGGGTCATCTCTGTCGTTTTTGAGGTTATTCTAGGTTCTACGGATAGCTCAAGGTTGCGTGGGCGGAGTAATACGTTGCGGACATACCAAATGCGAGAAGGGTCGCTCAGCAGGGAAGAGGTTTCTAGCCCCTGGCCGACCGACGACATACACGCAGACGACGGTGAGAGCTACTGGCCGCAGCCTCCTGAGATGCCAGCTCCTCTCAGCCGGCAGCCCACCATCACGATACACCCCACGAGTCCTCCCGAGGAGATGCAAGCACCAGCTTACGTACCTCCCCCACAAGTTCCGGACGAGGGGAGGATGACGGAGAAAGAGCGGGCACGTCGTCAAGAGGAGAGACTTTTACCGAGTCGACCGCCCCAGATGTCAGAAGCAGGCCCGTCAGGGGCATCAGCACCGGAGCCGAATATCTACGACGCCGAGGATGGGCCCCAGCCCGTACCGCAATCGCATCATCGTGGAGCAAATGGAGTGGAGGAAGAGCCATCCGCGCCAACGCTGGATGACATTTCTACACACCAAGAAGCGCGGACAGAAGACAAACAGGAGCTCGAACGGCAACGGCTGTTGGTCGAAGCCAGCGCGCCACCGGAATTCCCAGACGACTACGATGCGGGGCCGAGTGCATCGGCGTCAGCACCGCCAGCAGACGTCGCCGAGCCGTCGGCGCCGGTATTAGCGGATGAAGACGACTACGGCCAGCAGTACAGTTACAGCACAGAAGCAAGCACTGGACAATCCAGCCACCAACACCACGCAGCAGGCTCAGAACAGCTGCCGAGGTATGAGCGATGA